In the genome of Streptomyces fagopyri, the window ACCAGTACCGCCGACAGGGGTACGGAGTGGTCGAGGCCGTGGTGGAGGGCGGCCGTCACCGTCTCCGCCCGATCCTGATGACGGCGCTGGCGACGATCTTCGCGCTGCTCCCCATGGCGCTCGGTGTCACGGGTGAGGGCGGCTTCATCGCCCAGCCGCTGGCGGTGGTCGTCATCGGCGGCCTGATCAGCTCGACCCTGCTGACGCTCCTGCTGGTCCCGACGCTCTACGCGACGCTCGAACTCCGCAAGGAGCGGCGGGCGGGGAAGAAGGCGCAGAAGCGGGCGAAGAAGGCCGGAAACCCGCCGCAGGCGCCGTCCGTCGCGGACGAGGAGCCGGAACCGGCGCAGGTCTGAGTGCCTGACGGGCCGAGGGGCCGGCGCCTCTCGGCCCGGGGCTCCGGGACACGGAAACGGCTCGGGCCCGTCCGACACCCACGGTGTCGGACGGGCCCGAGCCGTTTCGCCGAGCCGTAAGGGCGGCCGGGTGGGCGCGGTTACGGCAGCGCCAGCATCCGCTCCAGCGCCAGCTTCGCGTACCGTTCCGTCTCCCGGTCCACCTCGATGCGGTTGACCAGGTTGCCCTCGGCCAGCGACTCCAGGGTCCACACCAGGTGGGGCAGGTCGATGCGGTTCATGGTCGAGCAGAAGCAGACCGTCTTGTCGAGGAAGACGATCTCCTTGCCCTCGGGGGCGAATCGGTTCGCGAGCCGTCGTACGAGATTCAGCTCCGTGCCGATCGCCCACTTCGAGCCGGCCGGGGCCGCCTCCAGGGCCTTGATGATGTACTCCGTGGAACCGACGTAGTCCGCGGCCGCGACGACCTCGTGCTTGCACTCGGGGTGCACGAGGACGTTGACGCCCGGGATGCGCTCCCGCACGTCGTTCACCGAGTCCACGCTGAAGCGGCCGTGCACCGAGCAGTGGCCGCGCCACAGGATCATCTTCGCGTCGCGCAGCTGCTCGGCGGTCAGGCCGCCGTTCGGCTTGTGGGGGTTGTAGAGGACACAGTCCTCCAGCGACATCCCCAGGTCACGGACGGCGGTGTTGCGGCCGAGGTGCTGGTCGGGGAGGAAGAGGACCTTCTCGCCCTGCTCGAAGGCCCACTCCAGGGCCCGCTGGGCGTTGGACGACGTGCAGATCGTGCCGCCATGTCTGCCGGTGAACGCCTTGATGTCGGCGGAGGAGTTCATGTACGAGACGGGTACGACCTGTCCGGCCACCCCGGCCTCGGTCAGCACGTCCCAGCACTCGGCGACCTGCTCGGCCGTGGCCATGTCGGCCATGGAGCAGCCGGCGGCGAGGTCGGGCAGGACCACCTTCTGGTCGTCGGTGGTGAGGATGTCCGCGGACTCCGCCATGAAGTGCACACCGCAGAAGACGATGTACTCGGCCCCGGGACGCGCGGCCGCGTCACGGGCGAGCTTGAAGGAGTCGCCGGTCACGTCCGCGAACTGGATGACCTCGTCGCGCTGGTAGTGGTGGCCGAGTACGAAGACCTTGTCCCCGAGCTTCTCCTTCGCCGCCCGCGCGCGTTCCACCAGGTCCGGGTCGGACGGCGAGGGCAGGTCGCCGGGGCACTCGACGCCGCGCTCGCTCCTCGGGTCGGCCTCACGGCCGAGCAACAGCAGGGCGAGGGGCGTCGGCTGTACGTCGAGCTCCTGGGTCTGGGCGGTGGTCACGACACGCACCCTTTCTGTTCTGCGGCTCGCCGGGTCACGAACGACTCGGCGGGGCATGCGGGACAAGCCTTTTCGTCTAAATGACGCTATCTATCATAACCGCTTCACGTCATGTTGACGATGCCCGCCGGGTCCATGTGATGTGAATCCCTGAGGTTGTCCACAGGCCGCTGTGCGCGTTGTTGTGCGTGTGCGAGCATGAGAGGGAAGACGGAGAGAGCCCACAGACAGACTCTCGGCCCGGAATGAATCCGCGGCCCCGGCGGTTGCAATCGTCGGCAAGCAGTCTCCGAACAACCCGGGAGAGAAGCAGATGTCCGTATCGGACGAGACCACCACCGTGAGCGACGGCATCATGCTGTCCGACGCCGCCGCGGGCAAGGTCAAGGCCCTGCTCGACCAGGAAGGCCGCGACGATCTGGCACTGCGTGTCGCCGTTCAGCCCGGCGGCTGCTCCGGCCTGCGCTACCAGCTCTTCTTCGACGAGCGCTCCCTCGACGGCGATGTCGTCAAGGACTTCGGCGGCGTCAAGGTCGTCACCGACCGCATGAGCGCCCCGTACCTGGGCGGCGCCTCGATCGACTTCGTGGACACCATCGAGAAGCAGGGCTTCACGATCGACAACCCGAACGCGACGGGCTCCTGCGCCTGCGGCGACTCCTTCAGCTAGGCCCCGGCTCCTTCGCCGGACCCCGGCCTGCTGCTGGACACGTACGAAGGCGGCGTCCCCCGTGACGGGGACGCCGCCTTCGTGTGTCCGTGCCCGCACCCGCACGGGCCGCCCTCCCTACCGCAGCAGCGGATTCGGGGTGTGCGGCGACCCGGGCGTGGCCGGAGTGGCCGGTATCTTCGGCGTCTTCGGTCGCGTCGGTGTCTCCGTCGAGGCGCCCGGTGTCTTCCCCTCGCGGATCTCCCGGCCGTCCGCCCCCACGACCTTCCGGTCGCCGAGCGGCTCGTCCAGACGCACCGTCTTCTCGTAGACCCTGGCGATCATGATGCAGACCTTGCCCTGCCACGGGGTCTCGGTGACCTCGACCGTCACCTTCTCGCCGCTCTCGCGTGCCGAGACGGAGTAGTCGGCGCACACCCCGCCGGTGAAGCTCACCGTCAGATCCCTGCCGTCGGCGGTGTACCCCTGCACCCTGGCGTCACGGGACGCCGGCTCACCGGTCGGCCGCGGGCTCGGCGCCCCCGGGGTCTCCGGCGCGGCCAGGTACTTCGGGTCGACGGCCGGATGCGTCACGGTGACGCGGGCGGTCGCCCCCTTCGGCCGTACCTCGAACAGCCAGGACGGCACCAGCGTCTGGTGCCCGTCCACGAAGTGCGACGCCAGCCCGAAGGCGGCCTTCTCGACGTTCACCGACTCCTGCCGCGGCAGCGCGGTCGACGCGGCGCACGGCGTCTCGTCCCGGTCCTTCAGCGGCACGGCGCTCGCGCAGCCGCCGGGCCCGTTGCGCCCGCCGCCCGGCTCCGCGGCGGACCCCGCGGCGTTCATCAGGTCCAGCGTGCGGCGCGCGCTGAGGACGGGGTACGTGTCTCCGCGCTCCGGCGCCTTCAGCAGGCCGTTGCCGCCCACCACCCGGCCCTCCTTGTCGACCTGGACGCCGGTGGTCCAGCCGTGGGTGGGCAGGCCGCCGATCACGGGGTCCGCGTTAACCACCCGTACGGCGCCCATGAGCGTGCTCGCGTCGAGCTTCGCGTCGTCCTCGCCGAGCGCCTTCAGCACCGGGGCGGCGGCCTTCTTCGCGGCGGCCTCACCCACCGCGTGGCTGCTCGGCGAGCCGGGGTCGCTGGTGCACACGACACCCTTGCAGTTGTCGGTGCCGGGCGCGTAGCGGCTGAACGTCCAGGTGCCGGGGGCCCGTTGGCTCACCTGGAGGCTCGGGCCGGAGCCGTCCCCGCCCTGACCCGCCTGCCAGGTGTCGCCGGTCAGCCGCGGGGTGCCGGTGAGCCCCAGTGCCTTCGCGAGGCGGGTCACCTCGGCGGCGGTGACCGTGCCGTTCGCCGCGTACACGGGCGCGGAGTCCGGGCCGTCGGGCAGCTTGCCGTCCGCGCGGTAGACCGTCCCGTAGGGGTTGGGTTCGCCCGGCGCGACACCACCGGTGCCGCCGCTCCCGGCCGTACCGTCCAGGGCGAGCGGCGGGGGAGTACCGTCACCGCCGGGGGACCCGGAGCCGCTGTGTCCGCCGCCGTCGAAGGCGGTCGTGGCCATGTACGCCCCGCCGCCCCCGACGAGCAGGACGGCGGCCGCGACCGAGGCGACGGCCACCGGGGTACGCCGACGGCGTGGCTTCGCCGTCCCGGCACCGTCCTCGGCGGGGTCGGTCGCTTCGTGGTCGGGTCGCTCGGTGCTCACCGCATCGCTCCTTCGGCTCCACTGCTGTCCGCGACGGCCCGGCCCGGTCGGGGAACTCCCGGAGCGGGCGCTGAAGGGTCGTACACCGCGTCCCCTTTACGGGGGACGGCGATGGGACGCAGCGGGGGAGCGCACGGTTCCCTGCGGGCGCCGTCCGGCCGCCCGCTCACGGCGCACGCGGGCGCCGTGCGGGACGTGGGATCAGTCGCCGTAGTCGGACATGGCGTCCAGCAGGCGGGCAGAGGCGGGAGGCACGCGTACCCCGTGGATGCGGGACGGGGACACGCTCGGGACGGTGACCGGGGCCGGCGTCGCCCAGTGCCGGGCGGTCCTGGCACAGTCGTCGCGCAACGACGCCAGGTCGCCTTCGAGGTCGAGCGGAGCGGAGCCGTGGACCTTGAGGTTCGTCATAACGGAACCGTATGCACCGGGAGCGTTACGAAGAAAGACCTACTATCGGGTAGTTTTGACCGCTTCAGAGGTCAGGTGCCGACCGGGTAGCGTGAACTGTCAACCCTCTCCCTTCGCAGGAGCGTGTCCTCGCCGTGCGTATCGCAGTCACCGGCTCCATCGCCACCGACCACCTCATGACCTTCCCCGGCCGTTTCGCCGACCAGCTGGTCGCGGACCAGTTGCACACGGTCTCCCTCTCCTTCCTGGTCGACAACCTCGACGTGCGCAGGGGCGGCGTCGGCGCGAACATCGCCTTCGGTATGGGTCAGCTGGGCACCAGGCCGATCCTGGTCGGGGCCGCGGGCTCCGACTTCGACGAATACCGCGCCTGGCTCGACCGCCACGGCGTCGACACCGGCTCCGTACGGATCTCCGAGGTGCTGCACACCGCGCGCTTCGTGTGCACCACGGACGCCGACCACAACCAGATCGGCTCCTTCTACACGGGCGCGATGAGCGAGGCCCGGCTGATCGAGCTGAAGGCGGTCGCGGACCGGGTCGACGGACTCGACCTCGTCCTCATCGGCGCGGACGACCCCGAGGCGATGCTGCGGCACACCGAGGAGTGCAAGTCCCGCGCGATCCCCTTCGCCGCCGACTTCTCGCAGCAGATCGCCCGGATGAACGGCGACGAGATCCGGATACTGCTGGACGGGGCGACCTACCTCTTCTCGAACGAGTACGAGAAGGGGCTCATCGAGTCCAAGACCGGCTGGAGCGACGCCGAGATCCTCGCCAAGGTCGGTCACCGGGTCACCACCCTCGGCGCGCGCGGTGTGCGCATCGAGCGCGTTGGCGAGGACCCGGTCGAGGTCGGCTGCCCCGACGAGGAGCGCAAGGCCGACCCGACGGGTGTCGGCGACGCGTTCCGCGCGGGCTTCCTGTCCGGGCTCGCCTGGGGCGTCTCCCTGGAGCGCGCCGCGCAGGTCGGCTGCATGCTCGCCACCCTGGTGATCGAGACGGTCGGCACCCAGGAGTACCAGCTGCGCCGCGCCCACTTCATGGACCGGTTCACCAAGGCGTACGGCGACGACGCGGCCATGGAGGTCAGGGCCCACCTGGTCTAGGACCGGCCCGCCGATCCGCGTCGGGTCAGGACACCCGGCGGACCACGTACACCGCGCCCCGGTCCGCCGGTTCCTCCCCGACGTACTCCTGACCCCGCATCTCGCACCACGCCGGGATGTCCAGGCGGGCCGCCTCGTCGTCCGCGAGGACGCGGACGGTCCCGCCGACCGGCACGCCACCGATGACCCCGGCCAGTTCGATGACCGGGATCGGGCAGAGCTTGCCGAGGGCGTCCAGGACGAGCGCACCCGAGGGGGCGGACGCCGTGCGGGGGGCGGTCGGGGCGCCGAGCTTCTCGCGCACCGCGGAGACCGCGGCCGGAAGGACCGACAGGAACCGGTCGACGTCCTCCGACGGTGTGCCCGGCGGCAGCGACACCCGGACGTTGCCCTCACTCAGCACGCCCATCGCCTTCAGGACATGGCTGGGGGTGAGTGTGCTGCTCGTGCACGACGAACCGGAGGAGACCGAGAAGCCGGCCCGGTCCAGTTCGTGCAGGAGCGACTCCCCGTCGACGTAGAGACAGGAGAAGGTGACGATCCCCGGCAGCCGGCGTGCCGGGTCGCCGACCACCTCCACGTCCGTCACCAGCTCCGGGACCCGCGTCCGGATCCGGTCCGTCAGTTCCCGCAGCCGCGCCGCCTCCACGGCCGCCTGCGCGCGCACGGCACGCAGCGCGGCCGCCGCGGCCACCACGGCCGGGATGTTCTCGAAGCCGGCCGCCCGTCCCGACTCCCGCTCGTCCAGCGGCCCTTGGGGGGCGAACCGCACTCCCTTGCGTACGACGAGAAGTCCGACCCCCGAAGGGCCGCCCCACTTGTGGGCACTCGCCGTCAGGAGTGACCAGTCGCCCTCGACCCGTCCCCAGCCCAGCGACTGCGCCGCGTCCACCAGCAGCGGCACCCCCGCCGCCCGGCACGCCTGCGCGACCGCCGCCACCGGCTGTTCGGTACCCACCTCGTGGTTGGCGGACTGCAGACAGGCGAGCGCGGTGTCGGGGCGCAGGGCGCCGGCGTACGTGGAAGGGGACACCGCGCCCGCCCGGTCGACCGGGACATGGGTCGTCGTACCGCCCGCCGTCTCATGCACCTCAGCCGAATGGAGTACGGCCGAATGTTCGACAGCTGACACGATCAGGTGGCGTCCGACGCGCCGACGGCCTGCCAGCGCGCCCTCGATGCCGGAGTGCACCGCCCGGGTGCCGGAGCTGGTGAAGACCAGTTCGTCCGGGCGGCAGCCCACCGCGTCGGCGGCCGCCTCGCGGGCCGCGTCGAGCAGGAGCCGGGCCCGCCGTCCCTCGCGGTAGAGCCGGGCCGGGTCGGCCCAGCCCTCGTCGAGCGAGGCCTGCAGGGCCTGTCGGGCGACGGGATGCAGCGGAGCCGCGGACGCGGCGTCGAAGTAGGACACGCCACCACGCTAACGCGCGCTCCGGAGGGGGTGTCAGAAGGCGGGCGGAGTCGGGCATTCCGGGGGGTTCGGAGGCACCCGTCAGACGAAACGACACTCCTTCGGGGAGTCGGGCGGCGCGTTGGGCACCCTCCCCGCGCGACCTCAAATAGCGTCCAGTAGGGTTTGGTCCGCATAAACATCCAAACCCCTGCCCGTGTGCCAGGGCGGCGAGCGACCAGCGAGAAGGGCCGTAGCCAACCAGCGCGGGCGAGACTCTCGGGAAGGCGCTACGTGAGTCCCAACGGCTCCGACCGCTCGCCGCGGCGCCCGATGCGGCGGAAGCTGCTGCAGGCAATGACTGCGGGCCTGGTCCTGGCGACCGCCACCGGTTGCACATACAAGGACTTTCCCCGCCTTGGTATGCCCACCCCGGTCACGGAGGAGGCTCCGCGGATCCTCTCCCTCTGGCAGGGCTCGTGGGCGGCCGCGCTCGCCACGGGCGTGCTGGTCTGGGGTCTGATCCTGTGGAGCGTCGTCTTCCATCGGCGCAGCCGCACCAAGGTCGAAGTTCCCCCGCAGACCCGGTACAACATGCCGATCGAGGCGTTGTACACGGTGGTCCCGCTCATCATCGTCTCGGTGCTGTTCTACTTCACCGCCCGCGACGAGACGAAGCTCCTCAGCCTCGACAAGAAGCCCGACCTCACGGTCAACGTGGTCGGCTACCAGTGGAGCTGGGGCTTCAACTACATCGAGAACGTCCCTGGTGTCACCGGTGACGCGAAGACCGACAAGAACCTGGACGCCATTCCGGACCGGTTCAAGAAGGCCTTCCCGGTGAACGCCGGCGGTGTCTACGACACCGGCACCCCGGGTGAGCGGAACCCGCAGACGAACAACCCCGGTCCGACCCTCTGGCTCCCCAAGGGCAAGACGGTCCGCTTCGTCCTCACTTCGCGTGACGTCATCCACTCCTTCTGGGTGGTGCCGTTCCTCATGAAGCAGGACGTCATCCCGGGCCACACCAACTCCTTCCAGGTGACCCCCAACAAGGAGGGCACCTTCCTGGGCAAGTGCGCCGAACTGTGCGGCGTCGACCACTCCCGGATGCTCTTCAACGTGAAGGTCGTCTCGCCCGAGCGCTACGAGGCCCACCTCAAGCAGCTCGCGGCAGAGGGACAGACCGGTTACGTCCCGGCCGGCATTGAGCAGACGGGCCACGAGAAGAACCGGGAGACGAACAACCTGTGAGCATCCTCAACGAACCCCAGGGTGCCGCGGACGCCGACGACTCGTACGAGAACGAGCTGCCGGTGCGGCGCAAGCAGCCGGGCAACGTCGTGATCAAGTGGCTCACCACCACTGACCACAAGACGATCGGCACGCTGTATCTGGTCACGTCGTTCGCGTTCTTCTGCATCGGCGGCGTCATGGCGCTGCTCATGCGCGCCGAGCTGGCGCGGCCCGGTCTGCAGATCATGTCGAACGAGCAGTTCAACCAGGCGTTCACGATGCACGGCACGATCATGCTGCTGATGTTCGCGACGCCGCTGTTCGCCGGCTTCACGAACTGGATCATGCCGCTTCAGATCGGCGCGCCCGACGTGGCGTTCCCGCGGCTGAACATGTTCGCGTACTGGCTGTACCTCTTCGGCTCGATGATCGCCGTGGGCGGCTTCCTCACCCCGCAGGGTGCGGCCGACTTCGGCTGGTTCGCCTACTCGCCGCTCTCGGACGCGGTCCGCTCGCCCGGCGTCGGCGCCGACATGTGGATCATGGGTCTGGCCTTCTCCGGCTTCGGCACGATCCTCGGCGCGGTCAACTTCATCACCACCATCATCTGCATGCGCGCTCCCGGCATGACGATGTTCCGGATGCCCATCTTCGTGTGGAACGTGCTGCTCACCGCGGTTCTGGTGCTGCTCGCGTTCCCCGTCCTGGCGGCGGCCCTGTTCGCCCTGGAGGCGGATCGAAAATTCGGGGCACACGTATTCGATGCGGCAAATGGCGGAGCGTTGCTCTGGCAACACCTCTTCTGGTTCTTCGGCCATCCAGAGGTGTACATCATCGCCCTGCCGTTCTTCGGAATCATCTCCGAAGTCATCCCGGTGTTCTCGCGCAAGCCGATGTTCGGTTACATGGGCCTGATCGGCGCGACCATCGCGATCGCCGGCCTGTCCGTGACCGTGTGGGCGCACCACATGTACGTCACCGGTGGCGTACTGCTCCCGTTCTTCTCCTTCATGACGTTCCTCATCGCCGTACCGACGGGCGTGAAGTTCTTCAACTGGATCGGAACGATGTGGAAGGGCTCGCTCTCCTTCGAGACACCGATGCTCTGGGCCACCGGCTTCCTCATCACGTTCACCTTCGGCGGTCTGACGGGCGTCATCCTGGCCTCGCCGCCGATGGACTTCCACGTCTCCGACTCGTACTTCGTGGTGGCGCACTTCCACTACGTCGTGTTCGGCACCGTGGTGTTCGCGATGTTCTCCGGCTTCCACTTCTGGTGGCCGAAGATGACGGGCAAGATGCTCGACGAGCGGCTCGGCAAGATCACCTTCTGGACGCTGTTCGTGGGCTTCCACGGCACGTTCCTCGTCCAGCACTGGCTGGGTGCCGAGGGCATGCCGCGTCGTTACGCCGACTACCTCGCGGCCGACGGCTTCACCGCCCTCAACACGTTCTCGACGATCTGTTCGTTCCTGCTCGGACTGTCGATCCTGCCGTTCCTCTACAACGTGTGGAAGACCGCCAAGTACGGCAAGAAGGTCGAGGTGGACGACCCGTGGGGTTACGGCCGTTCGCTCGAGTGGGCGACCTCCTGCCCGCCGCCGCGCCACAACTTCCTCACCCTGCCGCGGATCCGCAGTGAATCCCCGGCGTTCGACCTGCACCACCCGGAGATCGCCGCTCTCGACCAGCTCGAGAACGCCGGTCACGGTTCGGCGGCGCTGGCCGGCGGCAAGGAGGCCGGCAAGTGAAGGTCCAAGGCAAGATGTTCCTCTGGCTGGCGCTCTTCATCCTGATCATGGCCATCGTGTACGGCCTGTGGTCGAAGGAGCCGGCCGGCACCACGGCGCTCTTCCTGGGCTTCGGCCTGAGCGTCATGATCGGCTACTACCTGGCCTTCACGGCCCGGCGGGTCGACCAGCTGGCGCAGGACAACAAGGAGGCCGACGTCGCGGACGAGGCCGGTGAGGTGGGGTTCTTCGCCCCGCACAGCTGGCAGCCGCTCGCGCTCGGTATCGGTGGCGCGCTCGGGTTCATGGGCGTCATCTTCGGCTGGTGGCTGCTGTACTTCTCGGCCCCGCTGCTCCTGATCGGCCTGTGGGGCTGGGTCTTCGAGTTCTACCACGGCGCGAACCGCACCCAGTAGGACACGGCGGCCCGCGCCACACGCGGGACACCCTTTACACCAGAGAACCCGGACACTCCGTCAGGAGGGTCCGGGTTCTCTGCGTGTCGCGTCCGATGTCCCCCGGTCGGCCCACCCGCCGTGCCGTCACGGCCGGCCGTTCATAGCGTGAAGCCATGAACCACTCACCGCGAATCCGCACGGTCGTCAGCTGCGCCACGCTGGTGGTTGCCTTCGGCGCGGCCACGACCGCCTGCGGCTCAAACAGTCATCCGCTGGCGGCCAAGCCGTACGACGCGGCGGGCCTGATCTCCTTCAACGGTCCGGTCGAAGGCGACAGCAGCAAGGTGGACCCGGACAAGCCGCTCGAAATCACCGTCAAGGATGACGACGAGCGCATCACCGATGTGACGGCCACGGACGCGACGGGCCGGTACGTGTCGGGCGAGCTGGCCGCCGACGGCACCCGCTGGCACAGCACCTCGGCGCTGGCCGCGGGCGCCCACTACACGGTGCAGGTGAGCACCGAGGACGAGGACGGCGCCCAGGGCCGCAAGTCCATCGGCTTCGACACCACCACGCCCAAGGCCAAGAAGACCCTCGGCGTCACCTTCGGGCCCGACGCGGGCGAGTACGGCGTCGGACAGCCCGTCACCGCCCAACTCAGCGCCCCCGTCAAGGACAAGGCCGCCCGTACGATCGTCGAGCGGGCCCTGCGGGTGGACTCGACGCCCGCCGTGGAAGGCGGCTGGCACTGGGTGGACGACAAGACCCTGCACTTCCGCCCCAAGGAGTACTGGCCCGCCCACGCCACCATCCAGGCGCACAGCAACCTCAAGGGCGTCAAGGTCGGCGCCGGGCTCTGGGGCGGCGACGCGAAGCCCCTGACCCTCACCATCGGCGACCAGTTCGTCGCCCTCACGGACGCCGGCACCCACGTCATGACGGTGTACAAGAACGGCGCGGTGATCAACAAGATCCCCATCACCACCGGCAAGCCCGGCTTCGAGACGCGCAACGGCGTCAAGGTGGTGCTCAGCAAGGAGTACCTCGTACGGATGCGCGGTACCACCGTCGGCATCGCCGAGGGTTCCGCCGACTCCTACGACCTGCCCGTGTACTACGCGACCCGGGTCACCTGGAGCGGCGAGTACGTCCACGCGGCGCCCTGGTCCGTGGGCTCCCAGGGATACGCCAACGTCAGTCACGGCTGCACCGGCATGAGCACCAGCAACGCGGCGTGGTTCTTCAACCACGTGCGGGTGGGCGACATCGTGAAGGTCGTCAACTCCAACGGCGCCCAGATGGCGGCGTTCGACAACGGGTTCGGCGACTGGAACGTCTCCTGGGCGAGCTGGCGCAACGGCAGCGCCCTGATGGGCGGCACCCCCGACGGCCCGCCGGTGGCCGAGAAGGCGCGCCTGCGTCCCGAGTCCGTGTGAGACGGCGCCGCGGCCCCGCGCCCCCGCGGGGGCGCGGGAGACGGCGTGCCGGGCCCCGGACGGCCCGCGGCCGCCGCGGACCGCCCGCCGCGCGCTCAGGCGCCGAGCAGGGCCTTGCGGCGCAGGAGAGAGGCCAGCGAGGCGGCGAACTCCACCGGGTCGACCGGCAGCGTCACCGCGGCGTCCGCGCGGCTCCAGGTGGCGAGCCAGGCGTCCTGGGGGCGCCCGATGAGCACCAGGACGGGCGGGCAGTTGAAGACCTCGTCCTTGATCTGCCGGCAGACTCCCATGCCGCCCATCGGAACGGCCTCACCGTCCAGCACACAGACGTCGATGCCGCCCCTGTCCAGCTCCTTCAGGACCGCGGCGGGCGTCGCGCACTCGATGAACTCGACCTGGGGAACGTCGGAGGCCGGTCTGCGGCCTGTCGCCAGCCGCACCTGCCCCCGGGTGTTGGAGTCGTCACTGTAGACCAGCACCGTGGCGGTCGGCTGCATTGTTCCTCCACGCATCTGAGAAGCACCGCATTGGTCGGCAACTCCTGGTACCGATGGCGCGGATGCTACTCCTTCACACACCTCGTCAACACCGGTTCGGACAGGGCTTCGATGGGCCATACGGGCTGGACACACCCCACAGACACCCCGAACGGCACCCCCCGGGGTGAGGGCGGGATAAGCGACCGACATAATGTCGGTCGTGGCGACAGCAACGACAGTAGAAACCGGGCACGCGCACCCGTCGGTCAATCGACCGAACCTCACCAGCGTCGGAACCATCATCTGGCTGAGTTCCGAGCTGATGTTCTTCGCGGCCCTCTTCGCGATGTACTTCACCCTGCGATCGGTGACCGGACCGGATCACTGGAAGGAGATGGCGGGCCATCTCAACTTCCCGTTCTCCGCGACGAACACCACGATCCTGGTGCTCTCCTCCCTGACCTGCCAGCTCGGCGTGTTCGCCGCCGAGCGCGGGGACGTGAAGAAGCTCCGGATGTGGTTCACCGTCACGTTCGTGATGGGTGCGATCTTCATCGGTGGTCAGATCTTCGAGTACACCGAACTGGTCAAGAAGGACGGGCTCTCGCTCTCCTCCGACCCGTACGGCTCGGTGTTCTACCTGACCACCGGCTTCCACGGCCTGCACGTGACGGGCGGACTCATCGCCTTCCTGCTGGTCCTCGGCCGCACCTACGCGGCCAAGAGGTTCACTCACGAGCAGGCGACCGCCGCCATCGTCGTGTCCTACTACTGGCACTTCGTCGATGTGGTCTGGATCGGCCTCTTCGCCACGATCTACATGATCAAGTAATCGGGCCCGCAGCCCGAAACATCCAGAAGCATCGACGCAGAAGATCCTGACACCGGGGTAATCCGTGAAAAAGCTCTCCGCACGACGACGCCATCCGCTGGCGGCGGTCGTCGTCCTACTCCTCGCGCTGGCGGCCACCGGGGGGCTGTACGCCGCGTTCGCACCCGCGAGCAAGGCGCAGGCCGACACCACCGCCCAGTCCCTTGCCATCGACGAGGGCAAGAAGCTCTACTCCGTGGGCTGCGCAAGCTGCCACGGAACCGGCGGTCAGGGCTCCTCCGACGGGCCGAGCCTGGTGGGTGTGGGCGCCGCGGCGGTCGACTTCCAGGTCGGCACCGGCCGTATGCCGGCCCAGCAGCCGGGCGCTCAGATCCCGCGCAAGAAGGTCATCTACTCGCAGGCCGAGATCGACCAGC includes:
- a CDS encoding cytochrome c oxidase subunit 4, which translates into the protein MKVQGKMFLWLALFILIMAIVYGLWSKEPAGTTALFLGFGLSVMIGYYLAFTARRVDQLAQDNKEADVADEAGEVGFFAPHSWQPLALGIGGALGFMGVIFGWWLLYFSAPLLLIGLWGWVFEFYHGANRTQ
- a CDS encoding L,D-transpeptidase; translation: MNHSPRIRTVVSCATLVVAFGAATTACGSNSHPLAAKPYDAAGLISFNGPVEGDSSKVDPDKPLEITVKDDDERITDVTATDATGRYVSGELAADGTRWHSTSALAAGAHYTVQVSTEDEDGAQGRKSIGFDTTTPKAKKTLGVTFGPDAGEYGVGQPVTAQLSAPVKDKAARTIVERALRVDSTPAVEGGWHWVDDKTLHFRPKEYWPAHATIQAHSNLKGVKVGAGLWGGDAKPLTLTIGDQFVALTDAGTHVMTVYKNGAVINKIPITTGKPGFETRNGVKVVLSKEYLVRMRGTTVGIAEGSADSYDLPVYYATRVTWSGEYVHAAPWSVGSQGYANVSHGCTGMSTSNAAWFFNHVRVGDIVKVVNSNGAQMAAFDNGFGDWNVSWASWRNGSALMGGTPDGPPVAEKARLRPESV
- a CDS encoding response regulator translates to MQPTATVLVYSDDSNTRGQVRLATGRRPASDVPQVEFIECATPAAVLKELDRGGIDVCVLDGEAVPMGGMGVCRQIKDEVFNCPPVLVLIGRPQDAWLATWSRADAAVTLPVDPVEFAASLASLLRRKALLGA
- the ctaE gene encoding aa3-type cytochrome oxidase subunit III, which codes for MSVVATATTVETGHAHPSVNRPNLTSVGTIIWLSSELMFFAALFAMYFTLRSVTGPDHWKEMAGHLNFPFSATNTTILVLSSLTCQLGVFAAERGDVKKLRMWFTVTFVMGAIFIGGQIFEYTELVKKDGLSLSSDPYGSVFYLTTGFHGLHVTGGLIAFLLVLGRTYAAKRFTHEQATAAIVVSYYWHFVDVVWIGLFATIYMIK